In one Neobacillus sp. CF12 genomic region, the following are encoded:
- a CDS encoding YitT family protein codes for MYKKREHYYQSYSRSAYISITKRVFYIFCGASLVAISLQLILVKNNIIDGGIVGVSIMLSHISSIEIGLSLLLLNTPFFLLGYSYLGKRFLILSLFAILVLSIGTHILEPYPSLINNSFLVIVLGGVILGLGVGIVIRFGGSLDGTEVLAILFSKRTPFSIGQIVLFFNFFIFSSSIFIFGLKEAIFSLLTFFVAYKTIDFSIK; via the coding sequence ATGTATAAGAAGAGAGAACATTATTATCAAAGTTATAGCAGATCTGCCTATATATCTATTACGAAAAGAGTATTTTACATCTTCTGCGGTGCTTCGCTTGTAGCAATTTCATTGCAGTTAATTTTAGTAAAGAATAATATAATTGACGGTGGTATCGTCGGAGTTAGCATTATGCTCTCTCATATTTCTAGCATTGAGATTGGTTTGTCTCTTCTACTCTTAAATACTCCCTTTTTCTTATTAGGATATTCTTATTTGGGAAAAAGATTTCTGATTCTAAGCCTTTTTGCTATTTTGGTGTTATCAATCGGTACTCATATTCTAGAACCATATCCTTCTTTAATAAATAACTCATTTCTAGTAATAGTTCTAGGTGGGGTTATCCTAGGATTAGGTGTAGGCATTGTTATTCGTTTTGGAGGGTCTTTAGATGGTACAGAGGTTTTGGCCATTTTATTTAGTAAACGAACCCCTTTTTCAATTGGACAAATTGTGTTGTTTTTTAACTTTTTTATATTTAGCAGTTCCATTTTCATATTCGGGTTGAAGGAGGCCATTTTTTCTCTACTTACCTTTTTCGTGGCTTATAAAACAATTGATTTTTCTATTAAGTAA
- a CDS encoding alpha/beta hydrolase — MPITKANGIDLYYEVHGEGEPLLLIMGLSLTSKSWFRTIPALSEHYKVIVFDNRGVGLSGKPNSPYSIELMAEDARAVLDAVGVDSAHVYGISMGGMIAQRLSIKYPERIKSLILGCTTSGGEKHVQPGAEVSMLMLSRGSSTATPEEMAWATAPILYSQSFIENHRDQVAEDVQRRIEIPVLPYAYMLQLQACLAHDTYNEIDQIRVPVLVIHGDEDKLVPYENGVTLAEKIPNAEFLTIKGAGHIYVTEANDLVNKRVLEFLNNH; from the coding sequence ATGCCTATAACGAAGGCGAATGGAATTGATTTATATTATGAAGTTCACGGTGAAGGTGAACCGCTGTTATTAATCATGGGGTTATCACTTACTTCTAAATCATGGTTTCGAACAATCCCCGCGTTAAGTGAACACTATAAAGTGATCGTCTTTGATAATCGGGGTGTAGGTCTAAGCGGGAAACCTAATTCCCCCTATTCAATTGAATTAATGGCTGAAGACGCTAGAGCGGTTTTGGATGCAGTCGGTGTAGATTCAGCTCATGTTTATGGTATTTCTATGGGTGGAATGATTGCCCAAAGGCTGTCTATAAAATATCCTGAGCGCATTAAATCCCTCATCCTAGGCTGCACAACATCAGGCGGAGAAAAACATGTACAACCTGGTGCTGAGGTCTCCATGCTCATGCTATCTAGAGGCTCTTCTACTGCTACACCAGAAGAGATGGCCTGGGCAACCGCTCCAATTCTATACAGTCAATCTTTCATCGAAAATCATAGGGACCAAGTGGCAGAGGATGTCCAAAGGCGAATTGAAATCCCTGTACTGCCATATGCCTATATGCTGCAACTTCAAGCATGTCTTGCTCATGACACTTACAATGAGATTGACCAAATAAGAGTACCTGTTTTGGTTATTCATGGAGACGAAGATAAATTAGTACCCTATGAAAATGGTGTAACACTTGCTGAAAAAATACCAAATGCCGAATTCCTAACGATAAAGGGTGCAGGTCACATCTATGTAACAGAAGCCAATGATTTAGTAAATAAAAGGGTCTTAGAGTTTCTAAACAACCATTAA
- a CDS encoding SDR family oxidoreductase — MNSKDLFSLKGKTAIVTGGGRGLGEQIAEAYADAGANVVICSRNLEACQEISESLNAKGVRSLALKCDVSNQEEIQYVVDETMKEFGRIDILVNNSGVSWGAPALEMPADKWDKVMNINLKAVFLFSQAVGKIMKEQRSGKIINIASIAGLGGQDPTVMDAIGYSTSKGAVITLTKDLAVKLAPYNIHVNAIAPGFFPTKMAKGVLDYSGEKILERTPAGRFGSDDDMKGPALFLASDASNYVYGHVLVVDGGTSACVQ, encoded by the coding sequence ATGAATAGTAAAGATCTATTTAGCCTAAAAGGTAAAACAGCCATTGTAACGGGTGGGGGAAGAGGACTTGGTGAACAAATCGCTGAGGCATATGCGGATGCTGGAGCAAATGTAGTAATTTGTTCACGGAATTTAGAAGCATGCCAGGAAATAAGTGAAAGTTTAAATGCAAAAGGAGTTCGCTCTCTTGCCTTAAAATGTGATGTATCTAACCAAGAAGAAATACAATATGTCGTTGATGAGACTATGAAAGAGTTTGGCCGAATCGATATTTTGGTCAATAATAGTGGGGTAAGTTGGGGAGCTCCTGCGTTAGAAATGCCTGCAGACAAATGGGATAAGGTAATGAATATCAACCTTAAGGCAGTATTTTTATTTTCGCAGGCAGTTGGGAAAATCATGAAGGAGCAGCGATCTGGAAAAATCATAAATATTGCTTCGATAGCAGGATTGGGCGGTCAAGACCCAACCGTGATGGATGCAATTGGCTATTCAACGAGTAAAGGAGCAGTCATTACACTTACTAAAGATTTGGCTGTAAAACTAGCACCATATAACATTCATGTCAACGCCATTGCGCCTGGATTCTTCCCAACAAAGATGGCAAAAGGGGTATTAGATTATTCAGGGGAAAAAATTCTTGAGAGAACACCAGCAGGACGATTTGGATCTGATGATGATATGAAAGGCCCAGCTTTATTTTTAGCTTCTGATGCTTCTAATTATGTTTATGGACATGTTCTTGTTGTGGATGGAGGAACAAGTGCTTGCGTTCAATAA